Below is a genomic region from Venturia canescens isolate UGA chromosome 1, ASM1945775v1, whole genome shotgun sequence.
CTACTGGATTATTTGATAGGAACGAAACAAAACgcttcaacgttttttccgtgctgctcaatttttttttgtggtaaTTTGCCTCGTtcaaaaaacaagatattatTTTAAAATGGCGCGCGTTTCTTCTGAGGCGTATAAACGCGTTTATCGGTGTAATTTGCGACCTCTAGCGAGGCGGTTTGTAGAAGAAGCAACAGCTGATCATTCCGTGTGTGTATTCGGAAACGGAAAACATAAGTTTTCAGTGACTTAGTACTTTGCattgtggtttttttttatcaaaggaGTGTTTTCATTGAACTCTAGGCACGCATGTATAGCTCGTTAAATTTGATGAATCAAGGTAATTATAACCTTCTCTTTagaatattcattcatttGTCAAATGTTTAATGTTTAAGAGGTTGTGAGATTCATACCTATATTCGTTTTCGATTGCAATAAACAGGTTTTCGGCGCGTTATACAAACTCGCCGAAGTATGAGTAATGTTTTAGAGGGCAAGCCGATGGAAACGTCGATAAGGAAAAAGTTAAGCGCAGCATTAAATCCACAGCATCTTGATGTCTTGAACGAGTCTTATATGCACAATGTACCAAAAGGTTCAGAAACTCATTTCAAGGTTGTCGtgatttcagaaaaatttgaaaaccaACCTCTTATCAAGGTGAgatcttaattttttaatattctatTCTTTATTTAAACCTCTCTATGATTTTCACAACCCTATGCTTTCAGGaaatattgatattttatCAGAAAAGGCTATTAGaaaattttggtttttcttTGAGTCAAAATCActaagaaataaatatttatgctggagaagctgaatttgtatttgTGTTTAGAGACATCGCATGGTCAATGAATTGCTGAAAGAAGAATTGACATCCGGAGTTCATGCTTTGTCGATTGTGGTGAGGTCTCATAATGAACTAGTTCTGTacatttatattatcaatCCATGGATTATTTACATAATTTTAGTTATTGTAGAACTGCTATGAGCTCCCTTGCtttcttcattattattgACACAACCAATTTAAttgtaatttattttcttctataATCACATATCCTTTTTTTGGCTTTCttcatttataatttcatGCCTCCaccattttgaaaataatcggATATAAAAGATTTTGTATGTTCctaataatcattttttacatcattctgAATCTTAATATCTTTTTTGTTAAGGCAAAAACTCCATCGCAATGGGAAGATAGTACAAAGACAGTGGAGTCAAGTCCAGCATGTAAAGGTGGATTTGGAAGATAAAACTTATAAACTGATGAGTGTAtaatgaaataagaaaaaaaaaacaaaattttacatttctcgtattttatttcatgattGTTAAAtcgtgaatgaaaaatgtttttttaagaacgattgaatttcaaaaaaattcataatcgaACAAAATATAAAGTGTGGAACAGAAAATAGGTATTAATGTCATAAAGAAAAAGTGTCTAGTCTCAATTTTCCTTCGTTCTCTGAAAGATACAGCATATCGGCCATTGATTGTTCTGACATTGCCTCCTCAGCTTTTTCGCACATCTGTAAAATAAATCGATCAATTATAATTTCACGGATCAATAAACAATATTCATAACAGAACACAGTAATAATTGATTTCCCTACTTCATGTacattttgaatatttgataCGAATATGCTATGATAGCATAATGAAAGTCTTTTAAAATAGTAAAATAAAcaggaaaatttaaaatcatattttctatTGTACTCACTCC
It encodes:
- the LOC122411599 gene encoding bolA-like protein DDB_G0274169 isoform X1; amino-acid sequence: MYSSLNLMNQGFRRVIQTRRSMSNVLEGKPMETSIRKKLSAALNPQHLDVLNESYMHNVPKGSETHFKVVVISEKFENQPLIKRHRMVNELLKEELTSGVHALSIVAKTPSQWEDSTKTVESSPACKGGFGR
- the LOC122411599 gene encoding bolA-like protein DDB_G0274169 isoform X2, with translation MSNVLEGKPMETSIRKKLSAALNPQHLDVLNESYMHNVPKGSETHFKVVVISEKFENQPLIKRHRMVNELLKEELTSGVHALSIVAKTPSQWEDSTKTVESSPACKGGFGR